CAACGTTATCCTTCCACAGAAAGCCCTGTTTTTATGATGAAAATCCACTTATGCACAATTTAACAGCCCCTATTACTACTGCTACAAAATTTTATTATATATATTTACATGAAAATCGCGAAAGGAGTTATACACAATTATGAAGATTGTTTGTTCTAAAACTGAATTGCAGAATCGAGTTAATATTGTTTTAAAAGCAGTTCCAGCTAAATCTACAATGCCTATATTAGAATGTTTGATTATTGATGTAAAATCTGATACCATAAAACTTATAGCCAATGATATGGAGTTAGGAATTGAAACCATTGTAAAAGGTGAAGTAATAGAAACAGGAACCGTCGCTATTAATGCTAAAGTATTTTCTGAGATTATAAGAAAATTACCTGACAATGATGTAACCATTGAAACGGATGGCAATTACTTAACTACTATACTCTGTGAAAAAGCAAAATTTGCTATATCCGGAAAGAGCAGTGAAGAATTTCCTTATCTTCCTAAAGTAGAAAAACAAAACGCTGTGGTTCTTTCTCAATTTACCTTAAAAGAAATTATCAGACAAACCGTATTTTCTATATCCGATAATGAAAGCAATAAAATAATGACTGGTGAACTCTTTGAAATAACTGGTAATGAATTAAAAGTGGTATCTTTGGATGGCCATAGAATTTCTATACGAAAAATAGAGTTAAAAGAAGAATACGAAGATATAAAAGTAATCGTTCCGGGTAAAACTTTGATTGAAGTAAGTAAAATATTGTCTGGAGAATTTACAGATGAAGTAAATTTATATTTTACGGATAAACACATCATATTCGAATTTGACAATACGGTTGTACTCTCAAGATTAATCGAAGGAGAATATTACAAAATTAATCAGATGTTATCCAGTGATTATGAAACTAAAGTAACCATTAACAAAAAAGAATTATTAAGCTGTATAGACAG
The nucleotide sequence above comes from Anaerocolumna cellulosilytica. Encoded proteins:
- the dnaN gene encoding DNA polymerase III subunit beta, yielding MKIVCSKTELQNRVNIVLKAVPAKSTMPILECLIIDVKSDTIKLIANDMELGIETIVKGEVIETGTVAINAKVFSEIIRKLPDNDVTIETDGNYLTTILCEKAKFAISGKSSEEFPYLPKVEKQNAVVLSQFTLKEIIRQTVFSISDNESNKIMTGELFEITGNELKVVSLDGHRISIRKIELKEEYEDIKVIVPGKTLIEVSKILSGEFTDEVNLYFTDKHIIFEFDNTVVLSRLIEGEYYKINQMLSSDYETKVTINKKELLSCIDRATLLIKETEKKPIIVKINDKNMELKMNSTIGSMDEEIDITKEGKDIVIGFNPKFLIEALRVIDDEEVDIYLINPKAPCFIRDKEERYIYLILPVNFNSAVQ